In Pyramidobacter piscolens W5455, the genomic window GAACGGGCGCGGCGAAAATACGACCGTACCGTGGAAGTGCTGCTGCGCGTCATGCACGCCATGGAACACCGCGCCGCGCCCCTCGCGCAGGAGCGTGAGATCCGCCTCGCCGACGTGCCCGCGCGCACCGTAGCCTTCACGCGCTACGTCAGCTCGTGGAACGCCAAGAAGCTCTTCATCCAGCGCCGCGCCGAACTTTACAAGATCGCGGCGCGGCACGGCCTGCACATGACCGGCGCCAACATGGCCATTTTCCACTCCGGCTACCTGAAACAGTTCAGCGACGATCCCGCCGACGGCGAGGGCGACCTGGAGATCTGCATCCGCGTCGTCGACCTGCCCGGCAACTGTCCGGCCGTGCGCACCATCCCCGCCTTCCGCGCCGTCACAGCCCTGTACGGCGGCGACTACCGCGCCATGAAGCCGCGCTATCTGGAAATGGAACGGTGGGCCGCCGAGCACGGCGTCGCGCTCGCGGGCACGTCGCTCGAAGAATATCTCGTCGGCGCCTCGATGACCCGGCACCGCGAAGACTACGTGACGCGCCTCTACCTGCCCGTGCGGGGCTGCGCCATCTGAAGCCCCCTTGACATTGAAGCCAACTTTAATGTTAGATTATCGTCGTTGTAATCTTATTGAAGAGCAGGGTGAGAGCCATGGAGTATTCGATCAAAGAAGCGGCGCAAATGCTGAATATCCCCATCAGCACGATCCGTTACTACGACAAGGAGGGGCTGCTGCCCTCCCTCGAACGCAAAAGCTCGGGCTACCGCGCGTTTTCGGAACGCGACATCGAGACGCTGAAAATCGTGCTGTGGCTGAAAAAGGCCCATATGCCGCTGAAGGAGATCGCCCGTTTCATCCAGCTGCTGAAAGAGGGCGACGCCTCGCTGCACCAGCGCCTCGAACTGTTCGAGCGCCGCCGTCAGGCCATGGAACGGCAGCTCAGCGAGGACCAGGCCGTGCTTGATTTCATCAACTACAAATGCAATTACTACCGCGCCGCCGTCGAGGCCGGCACGGAAAAGATCCACCGCGGCGGCGAAAAACTGAAAATGCCGCCCTGCGCCTGCGATTCGTCCGAAAACCTTCCATGAAAAATGTCAGCCGGAATCCCGCGAACGATCGGGATTCCGGCTTTTGTCAAGCCGACGAAAGCCCCGCCGCTTCGGCTTCGCTTCAGGCGGGCAGACTCTAAAAGTGCTTGCGCCGTTGCATCGTTTGACTTATATTTATAGAGACCCGCGAATCATGAAACATCTTCGTCTTTCGTTTTTCGTAAAAAATGCTATCATTGAAAATGATTCCATCTGCGTATACAAAATACGTAGATCCGACAGACTCATCAGCTGCCGGAAAAGGCAAAAGGGGGAAAGATCTATGGGGTTTCCTACTTTTTGGGGCGGCGTGCATCCGCCTCAGAACAAGGATCTGACGCGGGACAAGCGGATCGAGCCGTATCTGCCCAAAAGCGATCTGGCGTTTCCGATGTCGCAGCACATCGGCGCGCCGAACGCGCCCGTCGTCGCCAGGGGGGACAAAGTCAAAGTCGGCACGCCGCTGGGCAGCGCCGACGCGTTCGTTTCCGCGCCGGTGCTCTCCAGCGTTTCCGGAACGGTGAAGGACGTAGGGCCGCGCCAGACCGTGCCCGGCACGTTCGACACCTGCGTGGTGGTGGAAAACGACGGCCTCTACGAAAAGGACGAACGCTGGGCGCCGCTGCCCGATTACGAAAACTGCGATCCCAAAGAATATCTCAAGCGTATCCGCGAGGCGGGCATCGTCGGTTTCGGCGGCGCCACGTTCCCGGCGGCCGTCAAGTTCGCGCCGCCGCCTCAGGACAAGATCAAATGGTTCATCGTCAACGGCGCCGAGTGCGAACCGTATCTGAACTGCGACTTCCGCCTGATGATGGAATCGACCGACGAGATCGTCAAGGGCACGGCGCTGCTGCTCCGCCTCTTTCCCGAGGCCGAGGGCGTGATCGCCGTGGAGAACAACAAGCCCGAGGCCATCGCCGCGCTGTCCGGGTCGGTCGCGCGGCTGGGCGTGCAGAACGTGCGCGTGCAGCCGCTCACCGTGAAATATCCGCAGGGCTCCGAAAAAATGCTGATCGAGGCGCTGACGGGGCAGGAGTACGTCGTCACGGCGCTGCCGGCCGACGTGGGCTGCATCATCGCCAACGTGCGCACCGTGCAGCAGTGCTGGCGCGCCATCGCCCTCGGCGAGCCTTCGACGGAGCGCGTCGTCACCGTCACCGGCGACGCGATCGCCGAACCCAAGAACGTGTGCATCCCGCTGGGGACTTCCATTCGCGAGCTCGTGGATTTTTGCGGCGGTTTCAAGGAAGCGCCCGTCAAAGTGTTGGCCGGCGGCCCGATGATGGGCATGTCGATGCGCTCGCTCGACGTGCCCGCCGTCAAGGGGACGTCCGGCGTTCTGGCGCTGACGGCGCGCTCGACGATGCTCAGGCGCGCCACGGCCTGCCTGCACTGCGGCCGCTGCGTCGAAGCCTGCCCGATGGGGCTGGTGCCCAGCGCGCTGGACACGCTGGTGCTGGGCAAGGAATATGATCGTTTCGAAGCGGAAGGCGGCATGAACTGCATCGAGTGCGGCAGCTGCACGTACGTGTGCCCCGCCTGCCGGCCGCTGACGCAGAGCTGCCGCGACGGCAAGAGCTTCGTCATGGCGCAGCGCAAAAAGAGAAAGGCGGCGGGGAAATAATGGATTATAAGCTGGTCGTTTCAAGTTCTCCCCACGCCCACGCCGGTCTGACGACGCCGCAGATCATGGGCTGGGTGCTGGCGGCGCTGGTTCCCGCCGGCGTCATGGGCGTCATCCGCTACGGCGCGCGCGCCGTGGCGGTGATGGCGGTGTGCGTGCTCGCCTGCGTCTTCTTCGAATTCTTGTGGCAAAAATGCACGGGGCGCGCGGTCACGGTGGGCGACGGCTCCGCGGCCGTCACGGGGCTGCTGCTGGCCTATAACCTGCCGCCCACGATCCCCTACTGGATGGCCGTCGGCGGTTCGCTGTTCGCGATCATCGTCGTCAAACAGTTTTACGGCGGCCTCGGCGGCAACATCGTCAACCCGGCGCTGGCCGGCCGCGCCATGATGCTGGCCAGCTGGCCGGTGCCGATGACGACCTGGACGCTGGACGGAGTTTCCGCGGCCACGCCGCTGGCGCTGATGAAATCCGGAAACGTGAGCGCCCTGCCCTCGTACCTCGATCTGTTCCTCGGCAGGACGGGCGGCTGCATCGGCGAAAGCTGTACGCTGGCGCTGCTGATCGGCTTCGCCGTGCTGCTCTGGAAGGATATCGTCAAATGGCAGACGCCTGTGGTCTACGTCGCCGTGGTCGCGGCGCTGTGCACGGTTTTCGGCCGCCCGGCGGCGCCGCTGGCGGAGATTTTGTCCGGCGGGCTGTTCCTCGGCGCCATTTTCATGGCCACCGACTACACCACGTCGCCGATCACGCTCAAGGGGCAGATCGTTTTCGCCGCCGGCTGCGGCCTGCTTACGGCGGTGATCCGCACGTGGGGCGGCTATCCCGAGGGCGTCTCCTACTCGATCCTGATCATGAACCTGCTGGTGCCGCTGATCGACCGCGCCACCAAGCCGCGCGTTTTCGGAGAGGTGAAGAGCCATGCCAAAAATCGTTAAGCTCGGTTCGATCCTCTTCGTCATCACGGCCGTCACGGGGCTGCTCCTCGGCGCCGTGCAGAACGTCACCAGCGGCTCCATCGCCGCCCAACGCGCCCGTCAGAAGAACGATGCGCTGGCCGCGACGCTGCCCGGCGCGAAAAACTTCACGCCCGTGGCGCTCAAAGCCGACGCCGGCATCATCAGCGAGGTTTACGCCGGTTCCGCCGGCGGCGCCACGATCGGCTACAACTTCACGCTCACGCCCAAAGGCTTCGGCGGCCTGATGACGCTGATCTGCGGCATCGACGCCGCCGGACGCGTCATGGACATCGCAATTCTCGAGTCCAGCGAGACGCCTGGGCTCGGCGCCCGGGCTTCCGAACCCGCGTTCGCCGGGCAGTTCCACGGGAAGCTGGCCGACGGCGATCTGCAAGTCACCAAGACGCCGCCCGAGGACGGCAACCAGATCCAGGCAATTTCCGGCGCCACGATCACGTCGCGCGCCGTCGCCGACGCCGTCAACGCCGCGCGCGCTTACTGGAAAAACCATCTGAAAAAAGAGGAGGCAAAGTAAATGAGCAATCCTCTCAAGACGATTGTCAACGGCCTTTTCGCCGAAAACCCGATCTTCGTCCTCGTGCTCGGCATGTGCCCGACCATCGCCGTCACGTCCAGCGCCATGAACGGTCTCAGCATGGGGCTGGCCGCCACGGCCGTGCTGATCGGCTCCAACGTGGCGATCTCGGCGCTGCGGCGCTTCATCCCCGACGAGATCCGCATCCCCTCGTTCATCGTCGTCATCGCCGGATTCGTCACCGCGCTGCAGCTGATCATCGCCGCCTATTTCCCGGCGCTGGACAAGGCGCTGGGCATCTTCATCCCGCTGATCGTCGTCAACTGCATCATCCTCGCGCGCGCCGAAGCGTTCGCCTCCAAAAACGGCGTCTTCGCCTCGGCATGCGACGGTCTGGGCATGGGCCTGGGTTTCACGCTGGCCCTGATCCTCATCGGCGCCATCCGCGAGCTGATCGGCGCCGGTTCG contains:
- the rsxE gene encoding electron transport complex subunit RsxE: MSNPLKTIVNGLFAENPIFVLVLGMCPTIAVTSSAMNGLSMGLAATAVLIGSNVAISALRRFIPDEIRIPSFIVVIAGFVTALQLIIAAYFPALDKALGIFIPLIVVNCIILARAEAFASKNGVFASACDGLGMGLGFTLALILIGAIRELIGAGSVFGANVFAPGFYQPALLAILAPGGFITLGVLMAVMHQLKIRKELKSLAPLAESAYDGWAELGSCSGCALAGACHKADCAAKKDGEAE
- a CDS encoding MerR family transcriptional regulator — its product is MEYSIKEAAQMLNIPISTIRYYDKEGLLPSLERKSSGYRAFSERDIETLKIVLWLKKAHMPLKEIARFIQLLKEGDASLHQRLELFERRRQAMERQLSEDQAVLDFINYKCNYYRAAVEAGTEKIHRGGEKLKMPPCACDSSENLP
- a CDS encoding RnfABCDGE type electron transport complex subunit G, which codes for MPKIVKLGSILFVITAVTGLLLGAVQNVTSGSIAAQRARQKNDALAATLPGAKNFTPVALKADAGIISEVYAGSAGGATIGYNFTLTPKGFGGLMTLICGIDAAGRVMDIAILESSETPGLGARASEPAFAGQFHGKLADGDLQVTKTPPEDGNQIQAISGATITSRAVADAVNAARAYWKNHLKKEEAK
- a CDS encoding MerR family transcriptional regulator produces the protein MTDGEKRFTIGQMAELCNVSAKQLRHYDANGILAPARRDPQSGYRFYTENQIEEILLIQEMHAIGLSLKDIGSLLNRRDLSSLRLELEQGLAAARDELERARRKYDRTVEVLLRVMHAMEHRAAPLAQEREIRLADVPARTVAFTRYVSSWNAKKLFIQRRAELYKIAARHGLHMTGANMAIFHSGYLKQFSDDPADGEGDLEICIRVVDLPGNCPAVRTIPAFRAVTALYGGDYRAMKPRYLEMERWAAEHGVALAGTSLEEYLVGASMTRHREDYVTRLYLPVRGCAI
- the rsxC gene encoding electron transport complex subunit RsxC, producing the protein MGFPTFWGGVHPPQNKDLTRDKRIEPYLPKSDLAFPMSQHIGAPNAPVVARGDKVKVGTPLGSADAFVSAPVLSSVSGTVKDVGPRQTVPGTFDTCVVVENDGLYEKDERWAPLPDYENCDPKEYLKRIREAGIVGFGGATFPAAVKFAPPPQDKIKWFIVNGAECEPYLNCDFRLMMESTDEIVKGTALLLRLFPEAEGVIAVENNKPEAIAALSGSVARLGVQNVRVQPLTVKYPQGSEKMLIEALTGQEYVVTALPADVGCIIANVRTVQQCWRAIALGEPSTERVVTVTGDAIAEPKNVCIPLGTSIRELVDFCGGFKEAPVKVLAGGPMMGMSMRSLDVPAVKGTSGVLALTARSTMLRRATACLHCGRCVEACPMGLVPSALDTLVLGKEYDRFEAEGGMNCIECGSCTYVCPACRPLTQSCRDGKSFVMAQRKKRKAAGK
- a CDS encoding RnfABCDGE type electron transport complex subunit D is translated as MDYKLVVSSSPHAHAGLTTPQIMGWVLAALVPAGVMGVIRYGARAVAVMAVCVLACVFFEFLWQKCTGRAVTVGDGSAAVTGLLLAYNLPPTIPYWMAVGGSLFAIIVVKQFYGGLGGNIVNPALAGRAMMLASWPVPMTTWTLDGVSAATPLALMKSGNVSALPSYLDLFLGRTGGCIGESCTLALLIGFAVLLWKDIVKWQTPVVYVAVVAALCTVFGRPAAPLAEILSGGLFLGAIFMATDYTTSPITLKGQIVFAAGCGLLTAVIRTWGGYPEGVSYSILIMNLLVPLIDRATKPRVFGEVKSHAKNR